ATCTATTACAAAATTGAAACATACGGTTACAATCGATTCATAAATAATTATTTGTGTCTTTACGGTGGTAAGATATGTATATCAAACATTCAAGGAGGAAAAAAACATGTTAAATTTTACAGGACAACTTAATCCAGTGGCCATAGTAATCGTAGTGGCTATAATTGGCATATTGATCTTTGCGTTTGCGTCATCAGTAACAGTGAAAAGGAAATACAAGGCCTTGGCAAAGGATTTCGGAATCAATAAATCTTTTGACAATCCAAAGTTTGACAATGAAGTATTAAATCATATTGTCGATGATTTCAGAGCGGCGGCGTCTAGAAATCCGGACACCGTAAACACGCAGGCAATAATAGAGAAGAATTTCAACTTTGATTTAAAGAAACTTCAGCTGGGAGAGCGTTTCGTAAAAAAATCGGTTTCTCTGATGATTATTTTAGGTTTGCTTGGGACATTCTACGGACTGACTCTTTCAATAGGAAAATTGGTTGAGCTTCTCACATTGAATGGTAGTGGCCAGGCACTAGAGAATGTTGATTCAATCGTAGATGGGTTAATTAATTCAGTAAAGGGAATGTCGGTAGCATTTGTTACTTCCCTTTTCGGCATTGTGTCTTCGGTTATAATAACCGTAACAAATGTATTCTATTCTGTTGAAGACTCAAGAATGGAGCTGATGGTTGAAATTGAGGAATTTCTTGACAACGGCCTTGGCAAGGTTTTGATAAAGCGCCCGGAAACGGAAATAATGAAAGCGAACGATCGTATGCAAAGTGCAATAGACGGATTCGGAGAAAAAGTGGAAAAAAGCTTCAGGGACTTGGCTGGAGAGGTTGGGTACAGGATACTTACGGCAACTGATGGTATAGGACAATCCGCAGAAGCTCTTTATGGGGCGGTAGATAAGTTCGATAAATCACTGAATAATTTTTCGGAAAACACGAGGGATTTTTCGGAATTCAACTATCATCTTAAAAACAACATTCAAAGGATGAGCCTTAGTTTTTCGGATTTTTCGGACGACATGAAAAAGAATACAGATGAACTGAAGGAAACGGTTGACACCTTGAGGGTGGCAAGCGGCAAATAGATGGGAGGCGGGCAAATCATGCAAGCAATAAGAAAAAGGAATTTTAAAAAAAACGATGAAGAAGATAACTTTTGGCCGGCCTTCACCGACATGATTTCAACAATCGCTCTGATACTTTTCTTCTTGATGCTGTTGGCTTTTATACAGAATATCATTACAGGAAAGAACCTGGAGTTCGCTAAAGAGCAACTTATAGATACCCAGAGCAGGCTTGAGGCATCAAACATACAAATAAGCCGAGCGGAGAAGAAGCTAAGGCTTTTGAAGGATGATTTGGACGATGTTCTTGCGGAAGTAGAGGATGGAGAAATTGCCCTTAAGCTCTCGGAACAGCAGATTGAAGACCAAAGGGAAATAATTGCGGCAAGCAATCAAGAATTGGGAGACCTAAGGTCCAAACTTCAAGGCATAGCGCTTCTAAGGCTTGATGTATTAACCAAGGTCAAGACATCAATTGAAGAGGAGCTTGGGATTGAAAATCAATCCGGACAGGAACTTGTTTCAATCGCCGACAACGGGAATATTGTCATTAACGAAGGATTGGTATTCGACTATAACAAATACGATATAAAACCGGAAGGCCAGCAAGTTCTTGGCAAGCTGGCGGAGGCATTTGAAAATGTATTGAAAGATTCGGGTACAAGGGCTAACATTGATGCAATAAGCATTCAGGGCCATACGGACAATCTGGGTTCCTCTGAGTACAACAGGGATCTTTCATCTAAAAGGGCGTCTGCGGTGCTTAACTATATGATGGGTGTGAATCCCACTCTGGAGAATCAATACGGAAGATACTTTGCGGCTAGCGCATATTCCGAATTTAGACCGATAGCAGCGGGTTCATCCGATGCGGCAAGGGCTCAAAACCGAAGAATTGAAATATCGGTAATCCTAAAAGATGAAAACATTCAAAACGTAATCGAGGATTATCTGGAAGATTCAATAAAACCGTTCCAAGAAGAACTTGAAATGTAACAAATAAAAAACCAACCCCGGGAGAGAAATTTCTTGGGGTTGGCTTTTAAGTTTCAAGAAGAAAGTAGCAAGTGGAAACAAATGCAAAGTACTTAAGTTCAAAATGATAGGTTATTGTTTTTTCTTTTGTTTTTAAATCTTTTTTTCTACTTACTACTTACTACTTACTACTTACTACTTACTACTTACTACTTACTACTTGCTACTTTCCACTTTTTATTATCTTCTGACCTTTATTATTGAAGCAACTTCTTCAATTGCATCGGAAGCTTTTATTTTTTCAAGAGCGCTGTTTAGGTTTTTTCTACTCACTTCGTGGGTTATGAAAACAAGCGGAACTAATTTCTCTCCGGGCTTGCCCCTTTGCACTACTGACTGGAGACTTATTCCATATTCGCCCATGATTGTAGCTATATTTCCCAACACTCCGGGCTGATCCTTTACCTGGAACCTGATATAGTATTCACTCAGACCCTCTCCTACTGATTCAAGAGAAGATATGTACTCATTTTTATTGGCATGGGATACTGACGGTTTTTCAGATATGCGTTTTCCTATTTCCATTACATCTCCAAGAACGGCGCTTCCCGTGGGCATCGATCCTGCACCTTTTCCATAGAGCATCAATTCTCCAACCGCATTCCCTCTAACGTACAATGCGTTAAATTCGTTGTTGACGCTTGAAAGGGGATGATCCTTCTTAAGCAGCACAGGGTGCACATGGCACTCGAAGGTCTTCTCGTTTTTTCTTGCGGTTGCCAGAAGTTTGATTGTGTAGCCCAATTGCTTTGCGTATTCAATGTCTTCCCTTGATATCTTGGATATCCCTTCCCGCGGGATATCCTGGGGAGAAACTTCGATTCCGAAGGCTATATAGCTTAAAATGGAAAGCTTGAAAGCGGCGTCCTCGCCCTCAATGTCCGAAGTTGGGTCGCTTTCGGCAAAGCCTTTTTCCTGAGCCAGTTTAAGCGCCTCGTCAAAATCCATTCCCTCTGCAGTCATCTGTGTCAGTATATAGTTTGTGGTGCCGTTCACTATACCAATAATTTCGTCGAACTTATTGGCCGAAAGGCTTTGAATCAAAGTGTTTATTATTGGTATGCCGCCCCCAACGCTGGCCTCGTATCTTATTTCTACTTCATTCTCATCGGCTAATTCGCGAAGCTCTTTTCCGTAGGTTGCTATTACGGCCTTGTTGGCGGTAACAACATGTTTTTTGTTTTTGAGAGCTGCCTTTATGTAGCTGTAGGCGGGCTCAAGACCACCGATTAGTTCTACTACAACCTGTATATCCTTGTTTTCGAGTATCTCCGCAAAGTCTTCTGTAAGAATATCGGCAGGGATATCGATATCCCTTTTCTTGTTTACATTGTTTACCAGAACCTTCTTTATATCTATGCTTCTGCCGAGATACGAGTCAACCTTTCTTTGATTCTTGTGGAGTATTTTCCATACACCTGATCCTACATTTCCTACTCCGAGTATTGCTATCTTTATATTATTCATCTGTATCCTCCGTTTCTATTCCATTGCCAACAAGTTCAGTTTTATGACGCCGTCCATTTTTCTTATCTGCTCAGTCAGTTCGTCGAATTCCATTTCCATTTGATTGATATCGAATGTGAGAGTAACATTGGCGACTTGATTTATTGGTATGTTTTGGTTTATCGTCAATATATTTCCCTTGCATTCTGCAATCTTGTTTAAAATATTTGACAAGATTCCGGCTTCGTGTGAAAGAAGCACTGCTATGGTCACTTTTTTTCCATCGGCCCTTTCCGAAAAAGTGAACACATAATCCTTGTACTTGTAGAAGGAGCTTCTGCTTATGTCGACGGCTTTTACTGCGCCTGTTATCCCCTTGACTTGCCCGGTTTGGATAAGCCTTTTTGCCGTTATGACTCTTTCAAAGATATCTGGAAGAATTTCTTTGTCGATCAATAGATATTTGCTTGACATGTAATCGCACCTTTCTGTGTCTATTTGAAAAACAATTGTATGCAGTAGAAAAACTAAAATCATTATAGCATGGAAATTCATCGTATACAATATACTTCTCATAAAAATTATTAATATAACAATATGTGTCTCGAAGCGATTAGATTTTAAATAAAAACTCATATTGAGAATGCTTAAAATGGCTTAAATACCCTCTTCCGGGGAATCAATAGATTGAATTATCTGACATAATATTATCAATTGTTGAAAGTTAGAGATGAAGACAAGTATAATATAAATGAAAAGTGAATAATGGTATCGGATGATGATGGCGGGAGTTGTTTTGTATGAGAAACAAAGATGACCGCTGACGGACGAGACTCTGGAGAGACCGCTACAGGCGGCACCGAAGGGGCAAAACAGGAAACAAAAAACTCTCAGGTAAAAGAACAGAGGCGCAGGTATAGGCGCTCTCTGTTTTTGTTTTTTTGAGAGTGGAGGATTGTAGAATGCAACTGAAAATTATCTAAAGCAAAAGTATAAAGTAGTTGCAGCACCAATGGATTTGGGTATAAGAAAGTGGAAAGAGGAAAGTAGAAAGTAGAAAGTAGAAAGTAGAAAGCAAATGATAAAAACAGAACACAAAAGTTTCGTTAGTAGCAAGCAAAAAAAATAAAGAAAAAGATGAAAAGATTGATGTTAGAGACAAGTATCATGAAAAGCTGCAAGTTGAGCACTGCACAATAATAAAGGAGGGTTATGTATGGATTTAACTAATTCAAGGAAAACGCCACTTTTCGATGTCTTTGAAAAGTATGGGGGCAAGGTGGTCGACTATTCGGGCTGGGCTCTTCCTGTGGAGTTCGAGGGGCTCATTCCGGAACACGAGGCCGTAAGAAATGCCGCAGGGCTTTTCGATGTTTCACATATGGGAGAGGTGACTGTCAAGGGGCCCGATGCTTTCAAGTTTGTGCAAAACCTTGTGACCAATGATGTTTCTTTGCTCGAAGACAACAAAATTCTTTATGCGATGATGTGCTATGAAGATGGAGGCATTGTTGATGACCTTCTGGTGTATAGATTTGCTGAAGATTATTATTTCATAGTAATAAATGCCGGAAATGTCGAAAAGGATATCGCATGGATGATTAAGCAGAGTCAAGGCTATGACATGGTGTTTACAGACCTTTCTAACGAAACGGCAGAATTGGCGATTCAAGGACCGCATGCTCAAACAATACTTCAAAAGCTTACGGATAAGAACTTAGATGAAGTTGGTTTTTTCTATTGCGCCAGAGATATTGAAATAGCAGGGGTGAATTGTCTCATTTCGAGAACCGGGTATACAGGGGAGGATGGATTTGAAGTCTATGTCAAACCGGATAAAGCGGTTTACATATGGGAAAAGCTTTTTGAGGTTGGAGCTGTTGACGGATTAAAACCTGTAGGACTGGGATGCAGAGATACATTGAGGTTTGAAGCGGCACTTCCGCTTTATGGAAACGAACTCGGAGCTGACATTTCGCCACTCGAAGCGGGACTTGGATATTTCGTAAAACTTGATACTGATTTTATTGGAAGGGATGCCCTTGCAAAACAGAAAGAGGACGGGCTTAAACGAAAGACGGTAGGTTTTGAAATGAAGGGAAGAGGCATTCCGAGACATGAATATAAAATATTATCTGGAGATAAGGAGATTGGGTATGTTACTACCGGTTATTATTCTCCTACGCTCAAGAAAAGTATAGGGCTAGGGCTAATAAGCGCAGAATATGCAACTATGGGCGGAACGATAGATATTGGAATAAGAAAGAAAAAGGTTGCTGCCGAAATAATTAGCAAACGTTTTTATCAAAAGAAATACAAGAAATAATCATAAAACCGAAGACTTGCGACAAGGCAAATTGTAAACATGACAAGCTAACCCATAAAAAATCCAAGGAGGAAATAGTTATGAAAATTATGGAGGGGTATTACTACACGAAGGAGCACGAATGGATCAGCGTAAAGGGGAATGTTGGTACAATAGGCATTTCGGATTACGCCCAACATGCCTTGGGAGACATCGTATTTGTTGATTTGCCGGAGGAAGAAGAATCGTTTGACAGAGGAGAGGCTTTTGGGGCTATCGAATCAGTAAAGGCGGCATCGGATA
This is a stretch of genomic DNA from Peptostreptococcaceae bacterium. It encodes these proteins:
- the gcvT gene encoding glycine cleavage system aminomethyltransferase GcvT, producing the protein MDLTNSRKTPLFDVFEKYGGKVVDYSGWALPVEFEGLIPEHEAVRNAAGLFDVSHMGEVTVKGPDAFKFVQNLVTNDVSLLEDNKILYAMMCYEDGGIVDDLLVYRFAEDYYFIVINAGNVEKDIAWMIKQSQGYDMVFTDLSNETAELAIQGPHAQTILQKLTDKNLDEVGFFYCARDIEIAGVNCLISRTGYTGEDGFEVYVKPDKAVYIWEKLFEVGAVDGLKPVGLGCRDTLRFEAALPLYGNELGADISPLEAGLGYFVKLDTDFIGRDALAKQKEDGLKRKTVGFEMKGRGIPRHEYKILSGDKEIGYVTTGYYSPTLKKSIGLGLISAEYATMGGTIDIGIRKKKVAAEIISKRFYQKKYKK
- a CDS encoding homoserine dehydrogenase, producing the protein MNNIKIAILGVGNVGSGVWKILHKNQRKVDSYLGRSIDIKKVLVNNVNKKRDIDIPADILTEDFAEILENKDIQVVVELIGGLEPAYSYIKAALKNKKHVVTANKAVIATYGKELRELADENEVEIRYEASVGGGIPIINTLIQSLSANKFDEIIGIVNGTTNYILTQMTAEGMDFDEALKLAQEKGFAESDPTSDIEGEDAAFKLSILSYIAFGIEVSPQDIPREGISKISREDIEYAKQLGYTIKLLATARKNEKTFECHVHPVLLKKDHPLSSVNNEFNALYVRGNAVGELMLYGKGAGSMPTGSAVLGDVMEIGKRISEKPSVSHANKNEYISSLESVGEGLSEYYIRFQVKDQPGVLGNIATIMGEYGISLQSVVQRGKPGEKLVPLVFITHEVSRKNLNSALEKIKASDAIEEVASIIKVRR
- a CDS encoding ACT domain-containing protein, yielding MSSKYLLIDKEILPDIFERVITAKRLIQTGQVKGITGAVKAVDISRSSFYKYKDYVFTFSERADGKKVTIAVLLSHEAGILSNILNKIAECKGNILTINQNIPINQVANVTLTFDINQMEMEFDELTEQIRKMDGVIKLNLLAME
- a CDS encoding MotA/TolQ/ExbB proton channel family protein produces the protein MLNFTGQLNPVAIVIVVAIIGILIFAFASSVTVKRKYKALAKDFGINKSFDNPKFDNEVLNHIVDDFRAAASRNPDTVNTQAIIEKNFNFDLKKLQLGERFVKKSVSLMIILGLLGTFYGLTLSIGKLVELLTLNGSGQALENVDSIVDGLINSVKGMSVAFVTSLFGIVSSVIITVTNVFYSVEDSRMELMVEIEEFLDNGLGKVLIKRPETEIMKANDRMQSAIDGFGEKVEKSFRDLAGEVGYRILTATDGIGQSAEALYGAVDKFDKSLNNFSENTRDFSEFNYHLKNNIQRMSLSFSDFSDDMKKNTDELKETVDTLRVASGK
- a CDS encoding OmpA family protein, encoding MQAIRKRNFKKNDEEDNFWPAFTDMISTIALILFFLMLLAFIQNIITGKNLEFAKEQLIDTQSRLEASNIQISRAEKKLRLLKDDLDDVLAEVEDGEIALKLSEQQIEDQREIIAASNQELGDLRSKLQGIALLRLDVLTKVKTSIEEELGIENQSGQELVSIADNGNIVINEGLVFDYNKYDIKPEGQQVLGKLAEAFENVLKDSGTRANIDAISIQGHTDNLGSSEYNRDLSSKRASAVLNYMMGVNPTLENQYGRYFAASAYSEFRPIAAGSSDAARAQNRRIEISVILKDENIQNVIEDYLEDSIKPFQEELEM
- the gcvH gene encoding glycine cleavage system protein GcvH, with the protein product MKIMEGYYYTKEHEWISVKGNVGTIGISDYAQHALGDIVFVDLPEEEESFDRGEAFGAIESVKAASDTYLPVGGTVIEINESLEDEPGLINVDCYENWIVKIEIADLSELDELMDSAEYEAHISEEE